A single window of Bacillus spongiae DNA harbors:
- a CDS encoding 8-oxo-dGTP diphosphatase has protein sequence MSEKINYKFWTVCLVRDNDKVLLLDRQHDHFKGFIPPGGKVEFPESFVEGAIREVKEETGLEVSNLIFKGIYEYVNPEKNDRYIIFNYITNDFKGELIQNSPEGKPVWIKINEVNHLPMQKSIKRRLPLFFEEGTFEFQVYWDNENETEGEVTLRRT, from the coding sequence ATGAGCGAAAAAATAAATTATAAATTCTGGACGGTTTGTTTAGTACGAGATAATGATAAAGTGCTGTTACTAGATAGACAACATGATCATTTCAAAGGATTTATTCCGCCAGGCGGAAAAGTAGAGTTCCCTGAAAGTTTTGTTGAAGGAGCTATAAGAGAAGTAAAAGAAGAAACAGGACTTGAAGTAAGTAATCTTATTTTCAAAGGAATTTATGAATATGTTAATCCTGAAAAAAACGATAGATATATTATTTTCAATTACATAACCAATGATTTTAAAGGGGAGTTAATCCAAAACTCACCTGAAGGCAAGCCTGTATGGATTAAGATTAATGAAGTCAATCATTTACCAATGCAGAAATCAATAAAAAGGAGGCTTCCTTTGTTTTTTGAGGAGGGGACATTTGAATTCCAAGTGTATTGGGACAATGAAAATGAAACCGAGGGCGAAGTGACTCTTAGAAGAACGTAA